Below is a window of Vulpes vulpes isolate BD-2025 chromosome 14, VulVul3, whole genome shotgun sequence DNA.
AGCCATCGAGTCATCTGAATGTATTATCAGTCTCCTCCTCACCCCAGaactcctcctccctttcccaccTCAGTTTCTGGCATCATCACTCATCCAGTTACCCAAGCTAGAAACCTCCAAGTCACTTCTGGGTTCTCGCCATTCCCTCGTGCCCCCATTTCCAGtgcacccccaggccctgcacaTTCTACTTTCCCAGGGGCTCTCGACTCGGCCCGGTCCTTCTGTACAGACAGTACTGCACCAGGCCAGACCCCATGGCCTCCCGCCTGCCCACCCTCACCGTGTCAGCCCCCAACACGTTCTTCCCACCATCCACCACGCAGATAGATGTTGGTCTAGTCTAAAACAACAGTCCTGACCATGTCTGTCTTCTGCCTTAAATGTGTTCCTGGTCCCCCTCTTCGTAGGAGGCAAATTCCAAGAGCTTCCTGGTGGCCTCCAGGGTCACTCCACTCAGTGCTGGCCCTGCCTCCTGGAATGCCCTCTCGTGCAGCCCACTGTCACTCCAAGCTACCAGCCCGCCAGTACTGGCCACAtgctttgttccttttcctgCTCTGCCAAGGCTCCCAGAAGTCCCCCTACTTACATGTACCCAGTGCGTACAGGTTCTGTGCCAGACACCACGGGGTAATGAAGAGAACACACGCCTAGCGACGCGCACCAAACACCCACTCACTAAGCTTCCATCACCCTAATGAGCCAGCCACTATAAGTCCATTTTACAaagcaaagaaactgaggctgagtcTCAGTGACTGATCCAGTAGGGTGCAGCCAAGTTCCCCCCAAGCTACAGGGAAGCAAAAGCAGCTCTTAAGCACATGATTCAGATGCTGGGTGGGGTCCTAGTCACGAAGAGCTATAGCTCCAAAATTTTAGCTAGCAGGAACGACTGAGTGATGGCTGCCTTTTAATTACTCTTCAAATGCATGTTGTTGGTACAAGCTAGGCAGACTCCTAGTACTAGAGCCCCACCTTTAAATCTGGGAACTCTGAGCCTCATCTGAAGCAAGTTTTAAGTTTCTTCAGCAATCACGCTGTCAGGAGTAAAAGaaaacctccccccccccacccccgcaggtgGTTCCTGGCTCTACGGAGGCGCCAGTCCTCTGTGGACACAGGCCTCATCAATAATGAAGTAGTTCCACAGCTGCTTACGAGGCCAGAAAATTGCTGCTATTCATCAGATTCAAATAATCGAATCTGTGCCACAATGCATCAAATCCCTTCCGGCAGGGAAAGCACTCAGAATTTTATGATTTCCACTATACAGTTGAGTGTGGATTTAGTCTGATAAATCAGAACAAAGCACCATTCCATACAGACTGAAACCACTCTTTCCTCTCAAGTGGTCCAGGGAAAGAAAACCACAGTGCTACGTGCATAGATCCTCACACACCTTACCTCACTTGATCCCCAGGAACTCTGGGTTGGGTATGCATGCCCTCCTTCTATAGCGCAGGACACAGGCTTAGGGACACGAAAGGTGGGCCACACTCAGACCAGGTGTGCCTTTgtcccaggccctgggcagggTGGGGTCTGAGACCTCGCAGAGGTGGAGCTAGCCCTGACCTTGAGAGGACAGGGCTAGCTGAAACAGGCAGTGGGGGAGGCCCTCCATGTGGGCTCAACAGGCGAATGAAGACACAGTGTCCGGGACGTGCCTGGCAGGCAAGAGAACGGTGATTACAGAGAACAGCCTCGGAGCTTATTCCAGACACAATTCAGCACGACTACAGGCCCTTCCCACTGGCTGGTCTGCGGCTCTTTGTGTGTCCGGCTGTCTCTCCCATGAGATGGTATACGTCTCAAAACTGTGTTTATACCATCACCCTGCCCACCACACAGCAATCTCTCCAGGAGGGCTCGTTAAGTAAAAAACACCCTGCCACCCAGTTCAACTGTGAACTACTCccaaggttaaaaaaatacaggGCAGAAACTGCAAAGTTAGTTCTACGAGCCTGTCTCCTAAGGTGTTGAGAGTAGGTATAATATACACTTGCCCGAGTTAATTATTTACTCTGGCAGCTTCAGACAGAGTTTTCCAAAAGGGTCCAGAACTTCTAGGCCACTGCTGGGAAGGCTCCATCCTTTCCAGGGTTCCAAAAGTGCAGAGCTTTCTGGCTGACAGTAACATCTATGTGGGCATCACACTGAAAGCCACCACTTTTCTATCAATTCTGTGAGTTCTCACTGGATCTCACTGGGCATCAGCTGTCTCTGCCTGGCAGCTTTGCCCTTTCTCTGTCCCATGTAGTTCTAGGGGGGGAGTCTCATTCACTGTGGCCACAGGTGTGGCCACTTAAACGTGGCCTGGCCAGAAATGGTACCCACTGCTCCTTCCCACCTGTGGGGCAAGGTGTAAGCATGTGGTCAAGCCAGAGGCCTTCCAGGGGACCTGGAAAGTGAGCATAGGCAGAGAGATGGCTTCTCTTGCTTGTGAATCATGAGCAATGAGGATGCAGCTGGGACTGCTGCAGCCACCTCCTGGACACGTGGCGAGGGCCTACAAAGGAGGCCAACGCTCACAGGAAAGCCAGGAGACTGAGACAGAGCCCTGAAGACCTTGTGAGCCTCTGAACCCAGCTGTGCCTTGAAACTCTCAGTTTTAAGAACCAATACAATTTCTTTCTGGAGAAACTGCTGGAGGTGAGTTTCAGAACTTTCAACAGAGAGTCCTCATGACTGCAAAAAGAGACTGTGATGGTCCACATCGAGACAGCAGGGTGCAAGTGAAGGTACCGGCCTCAGTGCTGACAGCAGTTGGGGAGATGTGACACATACATGTGGAGAGATGGGAACAGTCAGCAATCAAATTCTGTGATTCACTGCCGGATGAACCATTACTATCTGCTTCGTGAGTCGCTGAACTAAAAGTCAACACCCACTTGCTCAGGGTTAACTGGATCAACATTCTGTGTAGAAATGCATCCAAAAGAGACTGGGAGTAAGCTCCAACAGGCctttggggaagggggggggagagaggctCACTACCTATATTTCCTCACCACCCACTCCTGAAACTCCTGGAATTTAGCTCCCACCTCATTAAAGTACCACACCTCACTCTCAGAACAGCTATAGCCTGTCTTCCCAGAAAATATGTCTGAGTGTAAAAACATCACATTTTTGTTCACAGTTTCAGGGAGCTTGCAGACTTCTGAAGCCTATCCAGGGACCCCCTAGGGATCTAGGAACTCTGTTAAACTTTGTTCTACTGCAGAACTCTGGAGGGCTGCTTTTCCTTGTCACACCACCTCCGTGGGGACCGGGTTGTACATGTGCTCTCTCAGACGACGGCAGTTTTCTGAGATACCGCAGTCCTCTCTGCCCACTGCTCTGCCCTGTCCTCTGTGAGCCACCAGAACAGAGACCCCAGCTTTGTCTGCACAGCACTACTGCTCCTTTGGGACATGGCCTGCCCTTCCACCCCGAAGAGATCACACCACAGGACTCTCCCCTCCCATCACACTGGCCCTCGCTGTCCCAAGGTGGGTCAGCTACAGTTCCTTCCCTGGACATTCTGGAACTGGGGCCAAGCAAGAAGGCAGCCTCCAGATGCCGCAGCTGAAAGACATAAACTCTAGAAGCTACTTTAGTAGCCATGTTTCATCTCACCGCAGAGACAGTGAGCAGAGGAAACAGGGCCCTGGTATAAGTGAAAGACAGGAGATAGGGAGGGGAGACCAAGGGGATGCAGATGGTGAGTGACAGGGTACCTGGTTCTCACCCCTTCCAGAGGCCCAGCTGCATCCCTGCTCTGGGACAGCATGTACATCTTTTCAGGATATCCACACTTCACAGAAACTACTTCAAGCAGGTTGGGAATGCCCCAAGCTCAGGCCTTTCTTGAATCCTAATTTCCCTTGAAAAGCTCAGTAATTCACTCTTAAGGTTTCAAGGAGTTAGCCATGTAGATATAATAATCCCCAGGTCTCTATCCCCAACTTCTCACTCGTTCTTTCCTTCCCATTCGGATGTCTTGCTATTATTTCAAACTTAATATAAAACTGAATATCACCTACCCTCCCAAAATTGGTCTGTGCTTCAGGGAAACAGTCTAAAGACTAGACCAGTGGCTGCATAATTGAATCACCTTGGCACTTCAAGAAAATACCAATGCAGGCTACAGTGAACAACAAAATCAGAATCTCTTTGGGAGCAACCCAGGCCTTTGGAAATCCCCCAGGCAGGTGAAGACAGATGGAGAATCATGGACCAGCTCAAGAACTCCCCAGGCTCTTGCTCACAGCAGACATCAACAATCAATTACTTTACCTGGAGCCTAGGAGCAGGCCCAGAACCCATTCACTGTGGCCACCACACACTCCACCAGACTTGGCATGAGAGATGACATGTATCTGCCATCCTAGGCTAGACAGAAATGGTGTAAGGATCTACTATCTCATATTTTAGGATCCAGCCGACAAGAAAATGCTTGGATTAAGTGTGGCTCAGGCCTCAATCAGGCTCACacaaatgtttgttttctcaGGTCTTGGTTTAATAAGGTGTTGACAAGAACACGTTCTCCTTTGGCTTAGCACTGGAAGGACTTTAGTTTTGATTTAGCAAACTGGTTCTTGCTCCCACTATGaaaagaagggggtggggtgggaagcatttgtatgtgttccttttttcttccctgattACCCCCAAAAGAGCTTTCAAATAATCTGCTAAGTATTGAAGTACTGAAGTCATAAACTAGTTGCAAAAAATCGGCTTACTGGAACAACAGGAAAgacattcttttgcttttcaaaggCTTTCCCATCATCTAGAGCCAAAAATATTATCTTCTGACCCAAAAAGCCACTAATAAACCTTGTTCCTATAGGCCAAGCAAAAGGGATGATTTTGCCCTAAGCGAACTGGCAAAGAGAGCAAGACTGTTCTCTGggtcctcccacccccatttctACCCTCTTCTACCTCCTGGCACCCTCCATTTCAAGTGACACCTTCCACTTCCCTCCTGCCCTCAGGCTGCCCGAGGTTCCCACCAGCTATCCCCACAAGCACCCTTCCTCAAGACCTCCCTGGTCCCAAGTAAAATCTTCTTCTTTTCACCATTGCCATCCAAATTCCAAATCCCAGCTAGCTGCCAGGCTCAACCTCTGAACAGTCTCAGCACTCACCCTCTCTTCATGAGACTGTGCACAGAATATTGTGTTCCCTTCGGTGGATTGGGAATGTGGGGAGTAAGAGAAGATTGCCTTATGGGGGCACACTGAGGAAAGCCGGCAGTAGAATCCCTGCATAATTGGGGGCCATTTGTTGGCCTGATGTGCCAGTAAAAAGCTTAATTACCAGTACTGTAATTTTTGTTATTGATCCattgaaaagcttttaaaaaaagttaaaaaccatAAGCTTCAGTTATGAAGACAATTCACCTAGGTGAGCCTTATTCTgttaaactgaaagataaattaaaacGAGACGTTATATACTATATTCATATTTCAAAAGATGAGGGAGGCTGTTGTCCCAAATTAACCTCTAAATGGCAGAGTGGGAGAGTGGGGGGAACAGGAACAGGCACACAGCTGAGCCCTTTGTCAACTCCTTGCCTTAAAATGCCTCAACTCACTGCACCACTAAGAGCCTCAAAGAGATGAGTAAAAGGCACCCCCTTTGCCTTGTTTGCTAAACTGACCCAGGCCTCTGTGCCCAGCCTGGAAGAGTTAAGAACACGACAGGAGGTGAGCAGCAACAATCCAAAAGGCCACACATCTCTGACTCTACATCTCtgcctataaaataaaaacattcatcaCCTCCTTCCCTTGGGACTCTTAGTAGGCTTCATCAGTGGCCAATGACAGtaaaaatgtttgttatttataaTACCCAATAGCATGCCATGTCTGTGAGGACAGAGCCCCAGAGCAGAGGGATTACATTTTTAGAGTGTGATACAATTGTGGGTGGAAAAACTCCAATCATGACCTCCTTCTCAAAGTACCAGAATAAGAAACGGAGATGGACAGAACCTTCAGAAGCCATGGGTCTGTCCATAGTCACCAAGGTTTCCTGGCCCTCACTGGCTGTGCCTCCCCGCCCACCCCATAAATGCTGcagctcataaataaataaataaataaatacatacatacatacatacatacataaaaataaataaataaatgcatgctgCAGCTCTTCGTGGCTGCAGCCCACAAAGAGCTGCAGCCCAGGTCTTCTGCTCATCTCATCCCAGATTCTTGCCCCAGAGACCTCAACCTCACTGCTCAGCTTCAATTACATCTCAACTCTCACAGTTGATCAGCATTTAGCCCAGACCCTCCTCCTGCTAGAGACCTGTGGATCCAACCACTTATGTGGCACAACCAACTGGTATCTTAAAGGCACCTATTTAAAACTgaactcaggacacctgggtggctcagcagttgagcgtctgccttcagctctgggtgtgatcctggaatcccaagatcgagttccacatcgggcttcctgcatggagcctgcttgtccctctgcctatgtctctgcctctctcttgctgtgtctctcatgaataaagaaaatctttcaaaaaattaataaataaaacaactcatTAGCATGCTTCTTCCCCAGCTCCACCCCAAGCTGCTCCTTTGCCAAGGCTCCCCATTGCATCAGTAAATCGCTGTAATCCTCCCGGCTACATGAGCAGGATCTCTGGGACACAGTCACCTCCAAGAAAAATGGATCTCCagaatatactatatgttaagtgaaaagagaaacatgggaaactgtattttttttaagttttatttatttattcacaagagacagagaaagaggcagacacacacgcagagggagaagcaggctccattcagggagcccaatgcaggactcgatcctggatctccaggatcatgccctgggccaaaggcagcgctaaaccgctaaaccaagagccacttgggctgccctgggaaactgtatttatttaatagtatGCCATCTTTTATGCATCAAAAGGgagaatgtttatatatatacatacgtatgtatatccacaccacacacacatatatgcatttgctcatgttttaataaaaaacaaaagaatcaaaataataaaaattattacttatGGAGTAAGGAAGGAACTAAGGTGGAGGATATTGAGATTAAAGGAGACTTCTGTTTCTAAAGACAAGTGTATCTTGTATCATTTTGAACTTTGGgaaatattatacataaatttctacataatttttaattaaatcaaaacagaaacaaatccttaaaaattcaaaataagttGAAGCAAGTTAGCCTAACTGTATATCACAATGGGAATATAACTATATGAAGAAAAGAATTACTAAACCCAGTATTCTGACCATACATTCCTACTGGGGCATATTTTTAAGGCCAGAAAGAACCACAAAGAAaccttatatttcattttgagtCTTACTGTCAGTAGTAAAAAAcaatgtagttatttttaaattataatatattttaagtgtatgGAATAGAGTCAAcataaaaaaaaccctgctatCTTTAGGCAAGTCTACTTGCAAGGTTGGCCCTTGGCTGGCACCAGGAAAACTGGATTCTGGGTGGTTCTCACAATTCCTAGAACTGGTAAGAGTAACTCACTGCACCTAAACCAAACAATATGGTTTATGCCGAATACCGGCTTTCCTTCTGGAAGCCTGGAGTTCTGGTCCATAAGCAGAGGGTGCTTGTATGACCCATCTCTAAGAAAAGTCCTAGGCAATGAGCCTCAAATGAACTTCCCTGGTGACATTATTTCACACAACTTGATGAGGCTCCCATTGAGACCATTTGAgcacaaaaaaaatctaaaaacatatcaaatatataaaaatatatattcaaggggtacctgggtgacttagtcggttAAGGGCctgacacttggttttggctaaggtcatgatctcagggtgatgagatcaagccctgcatctgactcatgcccagcacagagtctgctaagactctctctccctctccccctgccccactcccctgtgcccatgcacacatgcatactctttctctcttaaataaatcttaaaaaaaaaaaaagaaaccgatataagtaaatatatatatatatgttcaaaatGATGTGAAAATCAAAGCTTCATTGGTCAAGATTGGAGAGTCCAAGCTCACTGTTCTGAGTAtcaataaagggggaaaaaaacaagcatttatCCAGCCTTTACTATGAACAGCATTTCAGAATAACCATATAGGCAATGAGGAAAAAGTCTTCATTGAAGAATTCCAGCTAATAAATtcagaaggaaataatgaagccCAGCAATGGATGCTGAAAACACAAGAAAGACTGGTGGGAAATTTTGAATAGAGGGATCAGCTCACACCACCTAAACCCACTGATCAATCCCAGCATCTCTAAATGTATGATAAGCAGACACCACATGCACATTGGTGACACATAGCAGCAAGTCCACAGCGCCAGCTATGAGGTGTTCTCACCAAATAACCTGATCTGAGTTGACTCAAGCAACTAGACTGAATTTCCTATTGATAGGAAATATAGGGAACAGAGAAACATGTTAAATGACACCACACAGAGGCAATCAGCTAAATCCTGGATGTGGATACTATAGATGACAATGACCTGCTTTCCCCCAACAAATCAATGTCATGAGAAAAGGGAGGGTAGTGGAAGGAGTATGCTACAGAATAAAAAGACCTACAGAATAaagtcaaaacaacaaaaagccaagaataaagtcaaaacaacaaaaagccaatCTGATCATGTCAGTCTCTTACTTAAAATCCTCTGGGCCCCACTCACTCTTCTAGCTGCAACTCTCATCATGTCCTTCTGTGCTCTGGCCAGTCACCTTCACTAAGTTACttgaagtagactccatgcaaaTGCAGTTCAGTTCCCCTGCCCCAAGGTTAAGACCAGGTCCTCCCCACCTTGATATGCAACCTCACAGTGCCCTGGGCTTCTCATGGAAACATGCATATTTGCTTCATATCTGCCCTTCTCTCAAGGACTTGAAGCTGCATGAGGATGGACAGACTGACATGTAGTAAggagtaaataaaaatttgcttAACGTGTGAACAAATAAAGTGTTGGTCACATAGTTCAATGCCACTAGGCAGGAATTTGGCATAGTCCCAACTGATCTTCTTTGCCATGGTATCTATTTTTAGTACCTAGAACCCAGTCTGAGGAGCAGAGGCTCACAGGGAAGGACTTACCACCTCATGGGACTTGGGAACAGGTACAATGATGGCCAGCACACAGATGAGCTGGAAGATGGCCCCCAGGAAGAGTCCGTACCGCAGCAGGTTCTCTAGGAAAGTGGGCTCAGGCACCTCGGGAGGTGAGAAGTCCAGGTCGGAGGCCATGGCCTCGGCCACCAGCTGCCTGTGGTCTCCTCTGATTCACCACTTTCCAGAGCCAACTTCTAAACACAAAGGTTAAGTGTCATGTTTCTACAACTGGCTTTTAAACGCTTCCACTtgcacaaacatacacatacttgcaagaatatataaagcaaacacaGTGAGATATTAACAGTCCTTGAATCAAGTGGACATGGACAGTCATTGgactattctttcaactttttttctatatttgaaatttttctaaatacaaagttaggattaaaaaaacaacaacaacaaaaaaaaaaacaaaaagggatccctgggtggcgcagcggtttggcgcctgcctttggcccagggcgcgatcctggagacccgggatcgaatcccacgtcgggctcccggtgcatggagcctgcttctccctctgcctgtgtctctgcctctctccctctctgtgtgtgactatcataaataaataaaaatttaaaaataaataaataaataaacaaacaaataaatacaaagttaggaaaaataagtaaaggcaAACATTTCAACAAAAGTCTCTAATCAACACACATTTGAAGGCCTGCTATGTTTCAGGTTTTCGTTCATTTGTTCGCTTATTCACCcagttattcattcaacaaatacctgCTGAACACCAAGCACTGAAGAGAGAGCAAAAAAGACAAATCCCTGCTATCTTGGGGCCTACATCTCAGGGCAGAGGCTGACAACCTCTGCCAAATGTGCTGTGCCAGCTAGTGACAACTGTTTTGAATAAAACTTATGAAgggcattgttttattttgaataggGTGTCAAGAGGGGCTCTCTGAAGAGATGGGAATTGAGTGGCAGGGGTACGAAGTGTGAGAGTGAGCCACTGGAACATCTGAAACAGGCAtatccaggcagagagaaaagaaagtgtagaggccctggggcaggaaatgAGTTCAAAATAGCCATAGAAGAGTGCTCAAGAAGGAGGAAAGATCAGGGAGGAATGTGGGCTGACCCACTAGGTCATTTCTGGATTGACTGAAGCCACTGAGGGGTTCTGAGGAGAGAGATGACATTatctgacttacattttaaagGGTGAGGTAAGGGGGCTACTGACAGTAATCCAAGTAAGAGATGCTGGGCACATGAATGACAGGGGCAGGAGTGGCCAGTGGTAGCAGGTCTAGCTTTAGCCAGCCTCTCCTTTCACCACGGCCCCCACTCCTAATACCCTGGTCGAGCTGAAAGAACTGCCTGTAGTTCTCCAAGAGCATGGGCTCTTTCAAAATCCTGGGCCTCTGCCCAGGCTGCAAACTCTGCCAAGAATGCCCTTTTCCATTCTGACTGCTTGGTGAAGCCCCTACTCAACCTCTAAGGCTGAGCTCAAGTGTCACCTCCCCAGCATGCCTTCTTTATTGCTGTCCTCCTGCCCTGGTATGACCAAATTCTTCCCCTCTACCACAGTACCCACAAGTGgcctcctctgcccaccccaacAAGAAAGGGgcaaactggggcacctgagtggctcagtcagttaagtggctgccttctgctcagggcatgatcccagggtcctgggattaagctctgcatcgggctccctgctcagggagtctgcttttccct
It encodes the following:
- the MANBAL gene encoding protein MANBAL; translation: MASDLDFSPPEVPEPTFLENLLRYGLFLGAIFQLICVLAIIVPVPKSHEVEAEPSEPRSAEVTRKPKTAALSASKRPKKEAKKKR